A single Dehalococcoidia bacterium DNA region contains:
- a CDS encoding lycopene cyclase domain-containing protein — protein sequence MTYFRFLAVFLLPPIALFGLLARRRLDWRLLWTLGALSSVAVAYTTPWDNLIVLNGVWDWDRAKVVGRTIGVVPLEEYCFFILQTLATGLLAGWLARR from the coding sequence GTGACCTACTTTCGCTTCCTTGCAGTCTTTTTGCTGCCCCCGATTGCCTTGTTCGGCTTGCTTGCGCGTCGTCGGCTTGATTGGCGGTTGCTCTGGACCCTCGGCGCGCTCTCGTCGGTTGCGGTCGCCTACACGACGCCATGGGACAACTTGATCGTGCTGAATGGCGTCTGGGACTGGGACCGCGCGAAGGTCGTCGGCCGGACGATCGGGGTAGTGCCGCTCGAGGAGTATTGCTTCTTCATCCTCCAGACGCTGGCGACGGGGCTGCTCGCCGGCTGGCTGGCTCGCCGGTGA
- a CDS encoding cation diffusion facilitator family transporter, with protein sequence MADLDLRPDAARDRDQPSGPPHAGPPRLSHPDGSGEEHAQDHPPERSRGQRHGHEHSRGHHHGGVDPTIVTSQRGIWAVQISFAALFVTAAIQFVIALISGSVALLADTIHNVGDAATAIPLWIAFALARRAASRRFTYGFGRVEDLAGMIVVAVIGLSAVVAGYEAVVRLFDPQPVEHLGAVVLASIIGFAGNEAVAVFRIRVGKQINSAALIADGYHARADGLTSLAVLVGATGVALGFPIADPLVGLLISGLIVKILWDSAKAVFQRALDGVDPLEVELIRHALEHTPGVEEVGAIRARWIGHRLFAEAHVTVAAATPIEEAHAIAVEARHALFHHLPHLGDAVIHVDPPSASGAHHHRIEEHEHDGLPAHSHH encoded by the coding sequence ATGGCCGACCTCGACCTGCGGCCGGACGCGGCGCGCGACCGCGATCAGCCCAGCGGGCCGCCCCACGCCGGGCCGCCTCGCCTGTCCCATCCGGACGGGAGCGGCGAGGAGCATGCGCAGGACCATCCTCCCGAGCGCAGCCGCGGCCAGCGGCACGGTCACGAGCATTCCCGCGGCCATCACCACGGGGGCGTCGACCCGACCATCGTGACCAGCCAGCGCGGCATCTGGGCGGTGCAGATCTCCTTCGCTGCGCTGTTCGTCACCGCCGCGATCCAGTTCGTCATCGCGCTGATCTCCGGTTCGGTGGCGCTGCTGGCCGACACGATCCACAACGTCGGCGACGCGGCGACGGCGATTCCCCTCTGGATCGCCTTCGCGCTGGCGCGGCGGGCGGCGAGCCGGCGCTTCACGTACGGCTTCGGCCGGGTCGAGGACCTGGCCGGGATGATCGTCGTGGCAGTGATCGGGCTGAGCGCCGTGGTCGCCGGCTACGAGGCGGTCGTCCGGCTGTTCGACCCGCAGCCGGTCGAGCACCTCGGGGCGGTGGTGCTCGCCTCGATCATCGGCTTCGCCGGCAATGAGGCGGTGGCAGTCTTCCGCATTCGGGTGGGCAAGCAGATCAACAGCGCCGCGCTGATCGCCGACGGCTATCACGCCCGCGCCGACGGGTTGACGAGCCTCGCGGTGCTGGTCGGCGCGACCGGCGTGGCGCTCGGCTTCCCGATCGCCGATCCGCTGGTCGGCCTGCTGATCAGCGGGCTGATCGTCAAGATCCTGTGGGACTCGGCCAAGGCGGTCTTTCAGCGGGCGCTCGACGGCGTCGACCCGCTCGAAGTGGAGTTGATCCGCCACGCGCTTGAGCACACGCCGGGGGTGGAAGAAGTGGGCGCCATCCGCGCCCGCTGGATCGGCCACCGGCTGTTCGCCGAAGCCCACGTTACCGTCGCCGCCGCCACGCCGATCGAGGAGGCGCACGCCATCGCCGTCGAGGCCCGCCATGCCCTCTTCCATCACCTCCCCCACCTCGGGGACGCCGTCATTCATGTCGACCCGCCCTCGGCGTCCGGCGCCCACCACCACCGGATCGAAGAGCACGAGCACGACGGCTTGCCCGCGCATTCCCATCACTGA
- a CDS encoding Uma2 family endonuclease: protein MTTKLTTMRGVDPRYPMSDGEPMADNTTQQRWIMMLIAELRDLFAGQEVFVAGDLLWYPIEGDPTTRIAPDALVAFGRPPGEMGAYLQWEEEGVAPQVVFEVLSPKNTRAEMDRKRAAYERYGVEEYYEIDPDRHTARGWVRRAGRLEELPTIDGWRSPRLGIRFEATAGGLRLIRPDGRAFQFVEEALRERDALARERDALAQERDALAQERDRLAAKLRELGIDPSAV from the coding sequence ATGACAACCAAGCTCACCACGATGCGAGGCGTCGACCCCCGCTATCCGATGAGCGACGGGGAGCCGATGGCCGACAACACGACCCAGCAGCGCTGGATCATGATGCTGATCGCCGAATTGCGCGACCTCTTCGCCGGGCAAGAGGTCTTCGTTGCCGGCGACCTGCTCTGGTATCCCATCGAAGGCGACCCCACTACCCGGATCGCGCCGGACGCGCTCGTCGCCTTCGGTCGGCCGCCGGGCGAGATGGGCGCCTACCTCCAGTGGGAAGAGGAAGGGGTCGCTCCCCAAGTCGTTTTCGAGGTGCTCTCGCCGAAAAACACGCGCGCCGAGATGGATCGCAAGCGCGCTGCCTACGAGCGCTACGGCGTCGAGGAGTATTACGAGATCGACCCCGACCGCCACACTGCGCGGGGCTGGGTCCGGCGTGCGGGCCGGTTGGAGGAGCTCCCGACGATTGATGGCTGGCGCAGTCCGCGCCTTGGCATCCGCTTCGAGGCGACAGCTGGGGGGCTGCGGCTGATCCGACCGGACGGGCGCGCCTTCCAGTTCGTTGAGGAGGCGCTCCGGGAGCGGGATGCGCTTGCTCGAGAGCGGGATGCCCTTGCCCAGGAGCGGGATGCCCTTGCCCAGGAGCGCGACCGGCTGGCGGCGAAGCTGCGCGAGCTCGGCATCGACCCGAGCGCCGTCTAA
- a CDS encoding phytoene/squalene synthase family protein codes for MDARPADSFAFCWALMRRKAKTFAFAARLFPADVRDDVAALYAFCRTIDDLVDERPLDVPPAVVRHHLENWRCWLADPKPDDDPVRQALADVFRRRPVPRAPLFELIDGCESDLERTHIPDEETLRRYCYQVAGTVGVAMAALLGAATEEARQAAGTLGTAMQRTNIVRDVREDALRGRVYLPDTALIEQQVTREDVLACRLSPGLRAVLEAQARRAREEYALGLAGVRHLPRRARLPILIAGRLYERILAKIEQQRFDVFERRAATSTAEKALVALRVAIAGG; via the coding sequence ATGGATGCTCGGCCTGCCGACAGCTTCGCCTTCTGCTGGGCACTCATGCGGCGCAAAGCCAAGACGTTCGCCTTCGCCGCCCGCCTCTTCCCGGCCGACGTGCGCGACGACGTAGCGGCCCTCTATGCCTTCTGCCGCACGATCGACGACCTCGTTGACGAGCGTCCGCTCGACGTGCCGCCCGCTGTCGTCCGTCATCACCTCGAGAATTGGCGCTGCTGGCTTGCCGACCCGAAACCCGATGACGACCCCGTCCGCCAAGCGCTCGCCGACGTCTTCCGCCGCCGCCCCGTGCCGCGCGCGCCGCTCTTCGAGCTGATCGACGGCTGCGAGTCCGACCTCGAGCGGACCCACATTCCAGACGAAGAGACGCTGCGCCGGTACTGCTACCAAGTTGCAGGCACCGTCGGCGTCGCGATGGCAGCGCTCCTAGGGGCAGCGACTGAGGAGGCGCGCCAAGCCGCCGGCACGCTCGGCACAGCGATGCAGCGGACAAACATCGTCCGCGACGTGCGGGAAGATGCGCTGCGAGGCCGTGTCTACCTGCCGGACACCGCGCTCATCGAACAGCAGGTGACCCGCGAAGATGTTCTCGCCTGCCGGCTCTCGCCCGGGCTGCGCGCCGTACTGGAAGCGCAGGCACGCCGCGCGCGCGAGGAGTACGCCCTCGGCCTCGCAGGCGTTCGGCACTTGCCCCGGCGAGCGCGCCTTCCTATCCTCATCGCTGGGCGGCTGTACGAGCGCATCCTCGCCAAGATCGAGCAGCAGCGGTTCGACGTTTTCGAGCGCCGCGCTGCGACATCGACAGCGGAGAAAGCGCTTGTGGCGCTGCGGGTAGCAATCGCCGGCGGTTAG
- the crtI gene encoding phytoene desaturase family protein — protein MTKVLIIGGGIGGLALAIRLQCHGYRVTIVEQDERVGGRTNVIRDRGFTFDTGPTLLLMVDVLRELFAFAGRTLDDYVELVRLEPNYRIHFADGTHLDLTANLAAQIEELARFTDRPGERLLGYLADAAYKYRVARERFVERNFFSFAEFATVPNLVEVLKTNSLGSLYDHVGRYFDDERLKLAFTFQTMYLGISPHDAPAIYALLPYTELAEGIWYARGGMYRVVEALERLARELGVKIVTGCKVRAIHVADGLATGAETVHGIPLQADIVVSNVDLPTTYRDLLPPAARGSFSERKLDRFRYTSSAYLLYLGVSRTYDHLLHHNVVLSGDPKRNFDDIFVRNTVPADPSFYLHAPARTDPTIAPPGCEALYVLVPVPGEGPDWRIETPRLREQILDRLEAFGMPDLRQRIIVQHEMTPLDLARRFGLARGAAFGLGHDFWQVGWFRPDNKAERVDNLYFVGASTRPGTGIPMVMLSARLTAERIVRDWAADPAPPAPPQLTRVTAA, from the coding sequence ATGACCAAGGTATTGATTATCGGCGGCGGCATTGGCGGACTGGCGCTTGCCATTCGGCTGCAGTGCCACGGCTATCGCGTCACGATTGTCGAGCAGGATGAGCGGGTCGGCGGACGGACGAATGTGATCCGCGACCGCGGCTTCACCTTCGACACCGGCCCGACGCTGCTGCTGATGGTGGACGTGCTCCGCGAGCTCTTCGCCTTTGCCGGCCGCACGCTGGACGACTATGTTGAGCTCGTCCGGCTCGAGCCTAACTACCGCATTCACTTCGCCGACGGCACGCACCTCGACCTGACCGCCAATCTCGCTGCGCAGATCGAGGAGCTGGCGCGTTTCACCGACCGTCCCGGCGAGCGCCTGCTCGGCTATCTCGCCGACGCCGCGTATAAATACCGCGTCGCCCGCGAGCGCTTCGTCGAGCGCAACTTCTTCTCCTTCGCCGAGTTCGCCACCGTGCCAAATCTGGTCGAGGTGCTGAAAACCAATTCGCTTGGCTCCCTCTACGACCATGTCGGCCGCTACTTCGACGACGAGCGACTGAAGCTCGCCTTCACCTTCCAGACCATGTATCTCGGCATCTCTCCTCACGACGCCCCAGCGATCTACGCCCTGCTGCCGTACACGGAGCTGGCAGAAGGAATTTGGTATGCGCGGGGGGGGATGTACCGCGTCGTCGAGGCGCTCGAACGCCTAGCGCGGGAGCTGGGCGTCAAGATTGTCACCGGCTGCAAGGTCCGCGCCATCCACGTCGCGGACGGCCTCGCAACCGGCGCCGAGACGGTGCACGGCATCCCGCTCCAAGCGGATATCGTTGTCTCGAACGTCGATCTGCCGACCACCTATCGCGACCTGCTGCCGCCGGCAGCGCGCGGCTCCTTCTCCGAGCGCAAGCTCGACCGCTTCCGCTACACCTCGTCGGCGTACCTGCTCTACCTCGGGGTCAGCCGGACCTACGATCATCTGCTGCACCATAACGTCGTGCTCTCTGGCGACCCGAAACGCAACTTCGACGACATCTTCGTGCGGAACACCGTTCCGGCCGACCCCTCGTTCTATCTTCACGCGCCAGCGCGGACCGACCCGACGATCGCGCCGCCGGGCTGCGAGGCGCTCTACGTCCTCGTCCCCGTGCCCGGCGAGGGGCCCGACTGGCGCATCGAGACGCCGCGGCTGCGCGAGCAGATCCTTGACCGCCTTGAAGCGTTCGGGATGCCAGACCTCCGCCAGCGGATCATCGTGCAGCACGAAATGACCCCGCTCGATTTGGCGCGCCGCTTCGGGCTGGCGCGCGGAGCGGCCTTTGGGCTGGGACATGACTTTTGGCAGGTTGGCTGGTTCCGGCCGGACAACAAAGCCGAGCGAGTAGACAACCTCTACTTCGTCGGCGCCAGCACCCGCCCCGGAACCGGCATCCCGATGGTGATGCTCAGCGCCCGGTTGACGGCGGAGCGGATCGTCCGTGACTGGGCAGCGGACCCCGCGCCTCCCGCGCCCCCGCAGCTTACCCGCGTCACCGCCGCCTAG
- a CDS encoding DUF2079 domain-containing protein, giving the protein MHARARPASAGAAITSLSPALADRLVTVSVALFALAYAVFFSFLSLHRHSVYETDAFDLANMEQALWNTTQGRPLDFTNFEGLTNRLGAHVEPMLLFIAPIYALAPRPETILILQSVVIALGALPISWLARELLRSRLAALIFPLAYLLFPALQAANLYDFHAVTLTAALLAFAFWFAHRRNALGYWAAVVLALSCKEDVPLPVFVLGLWVAVGLGWRRVGLATSALAVVWFFVTVQVVIPHFNPEKQSPYLDTRYGHLGTNIAEIAATLVFNPPYWIAYVTQPSKLEYMRDLLTPVAFLSLFAPLVLAVLSPTLLLILLSSSKLQNTLELEHYPAPLVPVVVVSAVYGVAFLARQLAARTSWPFSRWTAVFSIVVLVFTLVYHRDRGSTPLAEDFALKERTARHALADRLLTLVPADAALSATGALNAHLAARRTLYVYPRIDDATWVFVDFAPSIAPVINRDRYEHIEALRRAGFGVVAAEDGFLMLGKGEPDRASVEAAFRRPAPAGWTPRTPVAARLGPVSLVGYTPGYEARATASLTLGLRVERPGGEDIRLFTVLLDEVGRPLPGSEAELVAPIWFPTSRWTPNEIYLVETMRWGRRNDPGAVRVGLIATGGGSPTNPADRLPITVEGGPTLVTARDGVLHLATFHSDGRTIWDASPSRLTALPAGAQPVGAALAEGIRLEGVQLSATRCGSPCFLDVTLYWRTDRRQETSPSVFLHLAGPDGRPAAQSDGIPDEGRRPVSSWLAGELVADRHRIEARVPPGEYRLLTGLYDPRTGQRLTGPAGDSVDLGRVRVGP; this is encoded by the coding sequence TTGCACGCGCGCGCCCGTCCCGCCAGCGCGGGAGCGGCGATCACCAGTCTCAGCCCCGCTCTCGCCGACCGTCTCGTCACCGTCAGCGTCGCGCTGTTCGCGCTCGCCTACGCAGTCTTCTTCTCCTTTCTGTCGCTCCACCGCCACAGCGTCTACGAGACCGACGCCTTCGACCTCGCCAACATGGAGCAGGCGCTCTGGAATACGACCCAAGGCCGGCCGCTCGACTTCACCAACTTCGAGGGATTGACCAACCGGCTCGGGGCGCATGTCGAGCCGATGCTGCTTTTCATCGCGCCGATCTATGCACTCGCCCCGCGACCCGAGACGATCTTGATCCTGCAGAGCGTGGTGATCGCGCTCGGCGCGCTGCCGATCAGCTGGCTGGCGCGCGAACTGCTGCGCTCCCGGCTCGCGGCGCTGATCTTTCCCCTTGCCTACCTCCTCTTCCCGGCGCTTCAAGCAGCGAACCTGTACGACTTCCACGCCGTGACGCTGACAGCGGCGCTGCTCGCCTTCGCCTTCTGGTTCGCCCACCGCCGCAACGCGCTCGGCTACTGGGCCGCGGTCGTGCTGGCGCTCTCCTGCAAGGAGGATGTGCCGCTGCCGGTCTTCGTCCTCGGCCTGTGGGTGGCGGTGGGCCTCGGCTGGCGGCGCGTTGGGCTGGCAACCTCGGCACTGGCGGTTGTCTGGTTCTTCGTTACCGTCCAAGTGGTTATCCCGCACTTCAACCCGGAGAAGCAGTCGCCCTATCTCGACACGCGCTACGGGCACCTCGGAACCAACATCGCTGAGATCGCGGCGACGCTTGTGTTCAATCCGCCGTACTGGATCGCGTATGTCACGCAACCGTCGAAGCTGGAGTACATGCGCGACCTGCTGACGCCGGTCGCCTTTCTCTCGCTCTTTGCGCCGCTCGTGCTCGCGGTGCTCTCGCCGACCCTCCTGCTCATTCTGCTCTCGAGCAGCAAGCTGCAAAACACGCTCGAACTGGAGCACTACCCGGCGCCGCTGGTGCCCGTCGTCGTGGTGAGCGCGGTCTACGGCGTCGCCTTCCTCGCCCGCCAACTCGCCGCGCGCACGAGCTGGCCGTTTTCCCGCTGGACGGCCGTGTTCTCGATCGTCGTGCTGGTCTTCACCCTCGTCTACCACCGTGACCGCGGTTCGACGCCGCTCGCAGAAGATTTTGCGCTGAAAGAGCGGACAGCGCGGCACGCCCTCGCCGACCGGCTGTTGACGCTGGTGCCGGCGGATGCGGCCCTCTCGGCGACCGGCGCGCTCAATGCGCATCTTGCGGCGCGGCGGACACTGTATGTCTACCCGCGGATCGACGATGCGACGTGGGTGTTTGTCGACTTCGCGCCGTCGATCGCGCCGGTGATCAACCGCGACCGCTACGAGCACATCGAGGCGCTCCGGCGAGCCGGCTTTGGGGTAGTAGCAGCTGAAGACGGCTTTCTCATGCTCGGCAAGGGCGAACCGGACCGCGCGTCGGTCGAAGCGGCGTTTCGCCGTCCGGCGCCGGCGGGCTGGACGCCGCGCACGCCTGTTGCGGCGCGGCTCGGCCCTGTCTCGCTCGTCGGCTATACGCCCGGCTATGAGGCGCGCGCGACCGCCTCGCTCACCTTGGGGCTTCGGGTTGAGCGGCCGGGAGGCGAGGATATTCGCCTGTTCACTGTCCTGCTCGACGAGGTGGGACGGCCGCTGCCCGGCTCGGAGGCGGAGTTGGTCGCACCGATCTGGTTCCCTACCAGCCGCTGGACCCCCAACGAGATCTATCTCGTCGAGACGATGCGCTGGGGCCGGCGCAACGACCCGGGAGCGGTGCGCGTCGGCCTGATCGCCACGGGGGGCGGCAGCCCAACCAACCCGGCCGACCGGCTGCCGATCACCGTCGAGGGCGGTCCGACGCTTGTCACCGCGCGCGACGGCGTGCTGCACCTCGCGACATTTCACAGCGATGGCCGCACAATCTGGGACGCCTCTCCCTCGCGCCTGACAGCGCTGCCCGCCGGCGCGCAGCCGGTCGGCGCGGCCCTTGCTGAGGGCATCCGGTTGGAAGGCGTTCAGTTGAGCGCGACGCGGTGCGGGTCGCCCTGCTTCCTCGACGTCACTCTCTATTGGCGCACCGATCGGCGGCAGGAGACGAGCCCGAGCGTCTTTCTTCATCTCGCTGGCCCAGACGGACGGCCCGCGGCGCAGAGCGACGGTATTCCGGACGAAGGCCGCCGGCCGGTCAGCAGCTGGCTGGCGGGAGAGCTCGTCGCCGACCGTCACCGCATCGAAGCGCGGGTGCCGCCCGGCGAGTACCGCCTGCTGACCGGCTTGTACGACCCGCGCACTGGCCAGCGGCTCACCGGCCCTGCGGGCGACAGCGTCGACCTTGGGCGAGTGCGCGTCGGGCCGTGA
- the rpmB gene encoding 50S ribosomal protein L28, with amino-acid sequence MAGRCDLCGKGPGFGHNVSHSHRLTNRRWHANIQRKRMVVDGVKKRVRVCTQCLRTQIKQATR; translated from the coding sequence ATGGCAGGACGCTGCGATTTGTGTGGCAAGGGGCCGGGGTTCGGCCACAACGTCAGCCATTCCCACCGCCTCACCAACCGGCGCTGGCATGCCAACATTCAGCGCAAGCGAATGGTGGTCGACGGCGTCAAGAAGCGGGTGCGCGTCTGCACGCAATGCCTGCGCACCCAGATCAAGCAGGCGACCCGCTAA
- a CDS encoding CoA transferase subunit A, with protein MADDKLMTMREAIARFVNDGDTIYLAGLSHLVPFAAAHEIIRQRKRDLVFCRPTPDIVLEQMLSVGIIRKVEFCWAGNPGIGNLRVFRRVVEKGEPFPVEIEEYTMFGFTARLLAGAMNLPFLPVRTNIGSDLPAKNPKIKTIQDPYSGETLSVVPALRPDVAILHVQRADRAGNAQIWGITSDHRDAAFAAKRVIVCAEEIVDEAVIRADPNRTIVPDFLVSAVVHEPMGCHPSYAQGYYDRDNAWYQEWDRLSADQAAVDAYIAEWIDGVPDRAAYLAKLDEATKAKLRVAPAWSGQVSYGVYR; from the coding sequence ATGGCCGACGACAAACTGATGACGATGCGCGAGGCGATCGCGCGCTTTGTCAACGATGGCGACACCATCTATCTGGCGGGGCTGTCGCACTTGGTGCCGTTTGCGGCGGCGCACGAGATCATTCGCCAGCGCAAGCGCGACCTCGTCTTCTGCCGGCCGACGCCGGACATCGTGCTCGAGCAGATGCTCTCGGTCGGCATCATTCGCAAGGTCGAGTTCTGCTGGGCCGGCAATCCCGGCATCGGCAATCTGCGTGTCTTCCGCCGCGTCGTCGAGAAGGGCGAGCCGTTCCCCGTCGAGATCGAGGAATACACGATGTTCGGCTTCACCGCTCGTCTCCTCGCTGGCGCGATGAACCTGCCGTTTCTGCCTGTGCGGACGAATATCGGCTCCGACCTGCCGGCGAAGAACCCGAAGATCAAGACGATCCAAGACCCGTACAGCGGCGAGACCCTCTCGGTCGTTCCGGCGCTCCGGCCCGATGTCGCGATCCTCCATGTCCAGCGCGCCGACCGCGCCGGCAACGCCCAGATCTGGGGGATCACCTCCGACCATCGCGACGCGGCCTTCGCTGCCAAGCGGGTCATCGTCTGCGCGGAGGAGATCGTCGACGAGGCGGTTATTCGCGCCGATCCCAACCGGACGATTGTGCCGGATTTTCTCGTCTCGGCGGTCGTTCACGAGCCGATGGGGTGTCATCCGTCCTACGCGCAGGGCTACTACGATCGCGACAACGCCTGGTACCAGGAGTGGGATCGTCTTTCTGCCGACCAAGCCGCCGTCGACGCCTATATCGCCGAATGGATCGACGGCGTGCCCGACCGAGCGGCCTATCTTGCCAAGCTCGATGAGGCGACCAAGGCCAAGCTTCGGGTCGCGCCGGCCTGGAGCGGGCAGGTCAGCTACGGAGTGTACCGATGA
- the rpe gene encoding ribulose-phosphate 3-epimerase, producing MTGFKIAPSILSADFAHLAHAVAEAEAGGADWIHVDVMDGQFVPNITIGPPVVAAIRRVTRLPLDVHLMIVQPERYLDDFAAAGADRLTVHVEATPHVHRAVQQIHALGKRAGVAINPATPVSAVDDLLDDVDLVLVMSVNPGFGGQAFIPRALDKLARCRAMIAARGRAVDLEVDGGIGPDNADLVVAAGATVLVAGSAVYGTADSVAAAIAAIRAAGERGRQRAALTVGTTG from the coding sequence GTGACCGGCTTCAAGATCGCGCCGTCCATCCTGTCCGCCGACTTCGCTCACCTCGCGCACGCCGTTGCGGAGGCCGAGGCGGGCGGCGCGGACTGGATCCATGTCGACGTGATGGACGGCCAGTTCGTTCCGAACATCACCATCGGCCCGCCCGTCGTCGCGGCGATCCGGCGGGTGACGCGCCTCCCGCTCGACGTCCACCTCATGATCGTTCAGCCGGAGCGCTATCTCGACGACTTCGCCGCCGCCGGCGCGGACCGACTAACGGTCCACGTTGAGGCGACCCCGCACGTTCATCGCGCCGTTCAGCAGATCCACGCTCTGGGCAAGCGCGCCGGCGTGGCGATCAACCCCGCGACCCCGGTAAGTGCGGTCGACGACCTTCTCGACGACGTCGACCTCGTGCTGGTGATGTCGGTCAACCCCGGGTTCGGGGGGCAGGCGTTCATTCCGCGGGCGCTCGACAAGCTGGCGCGCTGCCGGGCGATGATTGCGGCACGCGGCCGCGCGGTCGACCTAGAGGTGGACGGCGGGATCGGGCCGGATAATGCTGACCTCGTAGTGGCGGCCGGCGCGACGGTGCTCGTTGCTGGTTCAGCGGTCTATGGCACAGCAGACAGCGTTGCCGCTGCGATCGCAGCGATCCGGGCAGCGGGCGAGCGCGGCCGCCAGCGCGCTGCCCTCACCGTGGGGACGACCGGATGA
- a CDS encoding rhodanese-like domain-containing protein translates to MAIIQRPDEPFYRIDPEDAKQLIDEGKLTIVDVREPSEYAVDHLANAELIPLNTFLRNPARVQGSGVLFVCEVGQRSAVAAEMAAAAGVTEVYNLEGGMSAWRSKGYPVEK, encoded by the coding sequence ATGGCGATCATTCAGCGTCCCGACGAACCGTTCTATCGTATCGACCCAGAAGACGCCAAGCAGCTTATCGACGAAGGCAAGCTGACGATCGTCGATGTGCGCGAGCCGAGCGAATACGCAGTCGACCATCTCGCGAACGCCGAGCTGATCCCGCTGAATACCTTTCTGCGCAACCCGGCGCGGGTGCAGGGCTCGGGAGTGCTGTTTGTCTGCGAGGTAGGGCAGCGAAGTGCGGTCGCAGCCGAAATGGCTGCCGCTGCCGGCGTTACCGAGGTGTACAACCTCGAAGGCGGGATGAGCGCCTGGCGCAGCAAGGGCTATCCTGTCGAAAAGTAG
- a CDS encoding Asp23/Gls24 family envelope stress response protein encodes MAVPPSSSAPDDRSPAAPRGSVGLSANAIAVIAGRAAIECYGVVGMASRRPIDGIVRLLNRSNLSRGVDVRIVDDVIDIDLYVIVEYGTKISEVAHNLQSAVKFAVERAVGMPVRSVNVNIQDLHIPPSRE; translated from the coding sequence ATGGCGGTCCCACCATCCTCAAGCGCTCCCGACGACCGCTCTCCCGCTGCGCCGCGTGGCTCTGTCGGCCTCTCGGCCAATGCTATCGCTGTCATTGCTGGCCGCGCCGCCATTGAGTGCTACGGCGTCGTCGGCATGGCGTCGCGCCGGCCGATCGATGGCATCGTACGCCTGCTCAATCGGTCGAATCTCAGCCGAGGCGTTGACGTGCGGATCGTCGACGATGTCATCGATATCGATCTCTATGTCATCGTCGAATATGGCACCAAGATCTCCGAGGTCGCGCATAACCTCCAGAGTGCGGTCAAGTTCGCCGTCGAGCGCGCGGTCGGGATGCCGGTCCGCTCGGTCAATGTCAACATCCAAGACCTCCACATCCCGCCGTCGCGCGAATAG
- a CDS encoding CoA-transferase subunit beta — MTDYTRAEMMVVAAARELRDREIVFVGVGIPTLAAILAKRTHAPNLRLITESGIVGAMPTRLPLSIADPCLVTGTQAIVSTVELFSLYLQRGWVDVGFLGGAQVDKYGNINSTVIGPYEKPSVRFPGSGGACEIASLSKRTVIIMPQGKRRFVEKLDFLTTPGYLTGGDARQRAGLLGGGPSVVVTDLGLFRFDPVTKEMYLASVHRGVTVDQVRSNTGWDLRVAEDLHVTPDPTDEELRVVRELDPTAHFLSREA, encoded by the coding sequence ATGACCGACTACACCCGCGCCGAGATGATGGTCGTTGCCGCAGCGCGCGAACTGCGCGACCGCGAGATCGTCTTCGTCGGGGTCGGCATCCCCACCCTCGCCGCAATTCTCGCCAAGCGCACTCACGCGCCTAATCTCCGGCTGATCACCGAATCGGGCATCGTCGGCGCGATGCCGACCCGCCTTCCGCTCTCGATTGCCGACCCGTGCTTGGTGACCGGCACGCAAGCCATTGTTTCGACGGTTGAACTGTTCTCGCTCTATCTCCAGCGCGGCTGGGTCGATGTCGGCTTCCTCGGCGGCGCCCAAGTCGACAAATACGGCAACATCAACTCGACCGTGATCGGCCCCTACGAGAAGCCGTCGGTGCGCTTTCCGGGCAGCGGCGGCGCCTGCGAGATCGCCTCGCTCTCGAAGCGGACAGTGATCATCATGCCCCAGGGCAAGCGCCGCTTCGTCGAGAAACTCGACTTCCTCACCACCCCCGGCTATCTGACCGGCGGCGACGCCCGCCAGCGCGCAGGGCTGCTCGGCGGCGGGCCGTCGGTCGTCGTCACCGACCTCGGCCTCTTCCGCTTCGACCCGGTCACCAAAGAGATGTATCTTGCCAGCGTCCACCGCGGCGTCACGGTCGACCAGGTGCGCAGCAACACCGGCTGGGACCTGCGCGTCGCCGAAGACCTCCACGTCACCCCCGACCCGACCGACGAGGAGCTGCGCGTCGTCCGCGAACTCGACCCCACCGCCCACTTCTTGAGCCGCGAGGCCTAA